CCGGGCCGGCCTCGCCGAGATCGATCGCTTCGTCGCGGATTACCGGGCCGGCCGCCTGACGCTCTAGTCTCTTCGGAGGGGCCTCCGCGGCCCCCTCCGAGACCTCCCCCAGGACAGGTTGCGCCGGCAAAGCCGGCGCTCGGAGCGACCACCGACCCGCGGTGGCCAGACGAGCCTCGGCGCGCAATCGTTCCGACCGAGTGTGCCAGGGTGTCACGGGTGGCGTGTCATCTTGGCACGCGGCTCACCGAGTGGGGCGGGTCTGAACCCGTTCCAGTTTGAGAGTCAGGCTCTTAGCAACCTCACATTCCTGGCATTCGACCTGCACCTTTCTCCTGGCCCGCGGTCAGTCCGCAATTTCCACCTCACAGGGAGGCGCAGGCACGAGATGGCGAAGGTCATGGTCGTCGACGACGCCCTTTCCGAGCTGAAGATGATGGAGTCGATCCTGGCATCCGCCGGCCATCAGGTGGTCTCGTACGTGGACGGTATCGAGCTCGAGGACAAGATGGTCGCCGAGCGACCCGACGTCCTGCTCCTCGACGTCATCATGCCTGTCCGCAACGGGTACGAGATCCTCCGGGCCCTGAAGAA
The sequence above is a segment of the Candidatus Methylomirabilota bacterium genome. Coding sequences within it:
- a CDS encoding response regulator; the protein is MAKVMVVDDALSELKMMESILASAGHQVVSYVDGIELEDKMVAERPDVLLLDVIMPVRNGYEILRALKKDERTKHTPVVLVTSKNQESDRVWGKRQGADEYVPKPFTPEQLLAAVRRFVR